A DNA window from Parabacteroides johnsonii DSM 18315 contains the following coding sequences:
- a CDS encoding TolC family protein encodes MRKEILIIIVAAFALNSCGIYTKYKPVTEVPEDLYGEEVAASDSTDNLGNLGWREVFTDPYLRELIEQGLQSNTDLQSAQWRVKEAEATLMSAKLAFLPSFALAPQGTVSSFDGGKATQTYSVPVTASWELDIFGRMRNAKSQAEALLEQSHDYRQAVRTQLIASIANVYYTLLMLDEQLAISERTRQSWKETVDATRALMDAGLANEAAVSQMEATYYSISTSLLDLKEQINQTENSLSLLLAESPRSVERGKLERQTLPDHLAVGIPVQMLSNRPDVRRAEHSLESAFYATNQARSAFYPSIVLGGSAGWTNSAGSMIINPGKFLATAIGSLTQPLFNRGANIAQLKIAKAQQEEAKLSFQQALLNAGSEVNDALVKYQTARDKAGLFEKQIASLEKAYESTSLTMLYGNTTYLEVLTAQQSLLSAQLTQVANRFMEIQGVINLYQALGGGRE; translated from the coding sequence ATGAGAAAAGAGATTCTAATCATAATTGTCGCAGCGTTCGCACTGAATAGCTGCGGCATCTATACGAAATACAAGCCGGTGACCGAAGTCCCGGAAGACCTTTATGGGGAAGAGGTAGCGGCAAGCGACAGCACGGACAATCTTGGTAATCTTGGCTGGCGGGAAGTCTTCACCGATCCGTATCTCCGTGAATTGATCGAGCAGGGTTTGCAGAGCAATACCGATCTCCAGTCCGCACAGTGGCGTGTTAAGGAAGCCGAGGCCACGCTAATGTCCGCCAAGCTGGCTTTTCTGCCCTCGTTTGCTCTTGCCCCACAAGGAACAGTGAGCAGTTTCGATGGAGGCAAGGCGACACAGACCTATTCCGTGCCCGTCACGGCCAGTTGGGAGTTAGATATTTTCGGGCGTATGCGTAATGCCAAGTCCCAGGCGGAGGCGTTGCTCGAACAAAGCCATGACTACAGACAGGCGGTCCGGACGCAGCTTATAGCCAGTATTGCCAATGTCTACTACACATTGCTGATGCTGGATGAGCAACTTGCGATCTCGGAGCGTACACGGCAATCGTGGAAGGAAACCGTCGATGCTACACGCGCCTTGATGGATGCTGGTTTGGCAAACGAAGCTGCCGTATCGCAGATGGAGGCTACCTATTATAGTATTTCCACTTCGCTACTCGACTTGAAAGAGCAGATCAACCAGACGGAAAACAGCCTGTCGCTTCTGTTGGCGGAAAGTCCACGCAGTGTCGAACGTGGCAAGTTGGAAAGACAAACATTGCCGGATCATCTTGCCGTAGGCATTCCGGTGCAAATGCTTTCAAACCGTCCAGATGTGCGTCGTGCGGAACATTCGCTCGAAAGCGCTTTCTATGCAACCAATCAGGCACGTTCCGCGTTCTATCCGTCCATTGTTTTAGGCGGTAGTGCCGGATGGACAAATTCGGCCGGAAGCATGATCATAAATCCGGGAAAATTTCTTGCAACGGCTATCGGATCGCTTACCCAGCCTTTGTTCAATCGAGGAGCGAATATTGCTCAGTTGAAGATTGCCAAAGCACAACAGGAGGAAGCCAAGTTAAGTTTCCAGCAGGCCCTTCTCAATGCCGGATCAGAGGTGAACGATGCGTTGGTGAAGTATCAGACTGCTCGTGATAAAGCCGGACTTTTCGAAAAACAGATTGCTTCGCTTGAAAAAGCATACGAAAGCACCTCTTTGACGATGCTGTACGGAAATACGACCTATTTAGAGGTCCTGACGGCCCAACAAAGTTTGCTGAGTGCACAATTGACACAAGTGGCAAACCGTTTTATGGAAATACAAGGTGTTATTAATCTGTATCAGGCATTGGGAGGCGGAAGAGAGTAG
- a CDS encoding phosphoribosylanthranilate isomerase → MIIKVCGMRDPENIREVAALGVDWIGLIFFARSPRRITNNGQLTIDNGSKRYSDCQLSIINCPLKKVGVFVNTSFEELVETAALFRLDYLQLHGNETPDDCHALQKRGYSLIKAFQIATACDLEQTTDYEGRVDYFLFDTKSNSYGGSGKQFDWSILEAYQGETPFLLSGGIRPESVEAIRSFRHPRFAGIDLNSGFEIEPGRKDIEKLKEFLKEIQNHNS, encoded by the coding sequence ATGATCATCAAAGTATGCGGAATGCGTGATCCCGAAAATATACGGGAAGTTGCAGCCTTAGGGGTTGACTGGATAGGACTGATATTTTTCGCGAGAAGTCCACGAAGAATAACTAACAATGGACAATTAACTATTGACAATGGCAGCAAGCGGTATTCTGATTGTCAATTGTCAATTATCAATTGTCCATTAAAAAAGGTCGGTGTTTTTGTCAACACTTCCTTCGAAGAGTTGGTGGAAACAGCGGCATTGTTCCGACTCGATTACCTGCAACTGCACGGAAATGAGACACCGGACGATTGCCATGCCTTGCAAAAGCGTGGTTACTCGCTGATCAAGGCATTTCAGATTGCAACAGCTTGCGATCTTGAACAAACTACCGATTATGAAGGGCGTGTCGATTACTTCCTCTTCGATACCAAAAGCAACAGTTATGGAGGTTCCGGCAAGCAATTCGATTGGTCCATACTTGAAGCTTATCAGGGAGAGACACCTTTTCTGTTAAGCGGAGGTATCCGGCCGGAAAGTGTCGAGGCAATACGCTCTTTCCGGCATCCCCGCTTTGCCGGGATCGATCTGAATAGCGGATTCGAGATCGAGCCGGGGCGGAAAGACATAGAAAAGCTAAAGGAGTTTTTAAAAGAAATTCAAAATCATAATTCATAA
- the trpA gene encoding tryptophan synthase subunit alpha, whose amino-acid sequence MNRITNLFNTKKNGILSVFFTAGYPNLDDTTKILKELEDKGIDMVEIGIPFSDPMADGPVIQEASTAALRNGMSLHVLFEQLEDIRQDVHIPIILMGYLNPIMQYGFEAFCRKCALTGVDGMIIPDLPFADYMKEYKAIAERNNLKMIMLITPETSEERIRLIDEHTSGFIYMVSSASTTGAQQSFNEQKQAYFHRINGMRLRNPRLVGFGISNKATFDAAATNSSGAIIGSKFMQLLKSEPTIDRAVDKLQAALQE is encoded by the coding sequence ATGAACCGTATCACAAATTTATTCAACACAAAGAAGAATGGAATCCTATCCGTCTTCTTCACCGCCGGATATCCGAACCTGGATGATACGACGAAGATATTAAAAGAGTTAGAGGACAAAGGAATAGACATGGTAGAGATCGGTATTCCCTTCTCCGACCCGATGGCTGACGGCCCCGTGATCCAGGAAGCCTCTACTGCCGCGTTACGAAACGGGATGTCATTGCATGTTCTGTTCGAACAGTTAGAAGATATCCGTCAGGATGTGCATATCCCGATTATCCTGATGGGCTATCTGAATCCGATCATGCAATATGGCTTCGAAGCATTCTGCCGGAAATGTGCACTGACAGGTGTGGACGGTATGATCATTCCGGACCTGCCTTTTGCCGATTATATGAAAGAGTATAAAGCCATCGCCGAACGGAATAACCTCAAAATGATCATGCTCATCACACCTGAAACCTCCGAAGAACGCATCCGCCTGATCGATGAACATACAAGCGGTTTCATCTACATGGTGTCGAGCGCCTCCACTACCGGAGCACAGCAGAGTTTCAACGAGCAAAAGCAGGCTTATTTCCACCGCATCAACGGGATGAGACTCCGGAATCCGCGCCTGGTCGGTTTCGGCATATCGAACAAAGCAACCTTCGATGCAGCAGCTACTAACTCATCTGGAGCTATTATCGGCAGCAAATTCATGCAACTATTGAAGAGTGAACCGACAATCGACAGGGCGGTCGATAAGTTACAGGCAGCACTTCAGGAATGA
- the trpD gene encoding anthranilate phosphoribosyltransferase, which produces MKDVLYRLFEHQYLGRDEARTILQNIAAGKYNDSQIASLITVYLMRNISVEELTGFREALLEMRVPVDLSEFKPIDIVGTGGDGKNTFNISTASCFVVAGAGYNVVKHGNYGATSVSGASNVMEQHGVKFTTDIDRLRRSMEACHIAYLHAPLFNPALKAVAPIRKSLGVRSFFNMLGPLVNPVMPAYQLLGVYNLPLLRLYSYTYQESGTRFAVVHSLDGYDEISLTAEFKVAMPEKEKLYTPEMLGFSRTTEAELDGGETVAEAARIFDDVLNNRATPAQKNCVIANSAFAIQVICPEKRIAECLDEAREALESGKALQTFNTFISLNDKLQ; this is translated from the coding sequence ATGAAAGATGTATTATACAGGTTATTCGAACATCAGTATTTAGGACGTGACGAGGCACGAACGATTCTTCAGAATATTGCGGCAGGCAAGTATAACGATTCACAGATTGCCAGCCTGATAACGGTATATCTGATGCGCAATATCTCCGTAGAAGAGTTGACAGGTTTCCGCGAAGCGCTACTCGAAATGCGTGTCCCGGTAGATTTGTCGGAGTTTAAGCCGATCGATATTGTGGGGACGGGAGGCGATGGAAAGAATACGTTTAATATCAGCACAGCCTCCTGCTTTGTCGTAGCCGGTGCCGGATATAACGTTGTGAAACATGGAAACTATGGGGCGACCTCGGTCAGCGGCGCCAGCAACGTAATGGAGCAGCATGGCGTGAAATTTACGACCGATATCGACCGGTTGCGCCGCTCGATGGAAGCCTGCCACATTGCCTACCTGCATGCGCCGCTATTCAATCCGGCACTGAAGGCTGTGGCTCCGATACGGAAGAGTTTAGGAGTGCGCAGCTTCTTCAACATGCTCGGCCCGCTGGTCAATCCGGTAATGCCAGCCTACCAGTTGTTAGGTGTGTACAACCTGCCATTGCTCAGGCTTTACAGCTATACCTATCAGGAGAGCGGAACGCGTTTTGCCGTTGTACATAGCCTCGACGGGTATGACGAAATCTCGCTGACTGCAGAATTTAAGGTAGCAATGCCGGAAAAAGAGAAGCTCTACACACCGGAAATGTTAGGTTTCTCCCGCACAACGGAAGCGGAACTGGATGGCGGTGAGACAGTCGCCGAAGCAGCCCGCATCTTTGACGATGTCCTGAATAACCGAGCGACTCCTGCACAAAAGAATTGCGTAATCGCCAACTCTGCTTTCGCCATCCAAGTCATCTGCCCGGAAAAGAGAATCGCTGAATGTCTGGACGAAGCCCGAGAAGCATTGGAAAGTGGTAAAGCATTGCAGACATTCAATACGTTTATCAGTTTGAATGACAAATTACAATGA
- the trpC gene encoding indole-3-glycerol phosphate synthase TrpC, which yields MKDILQDIIANKRIEVERQKQAVRLQTLLGLGGERLEHPARSMRAALAASSSGIIAEFKRKSPSKGWLHPDAAIADVLPAYEKGGASACSVLTDSNFFGGSLGDLCKARSLVGLPLLRKDFIIDEYQLYQARVMGADAVLLIAACLTPEQCLMFAKLAHTLNMEVLLEIHSEEELDHLNPFVDMLGVNNRNLGTFHTDVENSFRLAKAMQTVARERNLSPLLVSESGISTTTTVSNLREAGFHGFLIGETFMKTDVPGDTLAQFIEGLS from the coding sequence ATGAAAGATATATTACAAGATATTATAGCGAATAAGCGTATCGAAGTGGAGCGACAAAAACAAGCTGTCCGGTTGCAGACCTTATTGGGGCTGGGCGGTGAACGACTCGAACATCCTGCCCGTTCCATGCGGGCGGCTCTCGCAGCATCTTCATCGGGCATCATTGCCGAGTTTAAGAGAAAAAGTCCTTCGAAAGGCTGGTTACATCCCGATGCAGCTATAGCCGATGTCTTGCCCGCCTATGAGAAGGGAGGCGCTTCCGCCTGCTCTGTCCTGACCGATTCGAACTTTTTCGGGGGTTCCTTAGGTGACCTTTGCAAAGCACGTAGCCTGGTGGGCCTGCCCTTATTGAGGAAGGACTTCATCATTGACGAATATCAACTCTATCAAGCACGCGTGATGGGTGCCGATGCCGTCCTGTTGATTGCCGCCTGCCTTACCCCGGAACAATGCCTTATGTTTGCAAAGTTAGCTCATACCCTCAACATGGAAGTACTGTTGGAAATCCATTCCGAAGAAGAACTTGACCACCTCAATCCATTTGTCGATATGCTGGGAGTGAATAACCGCAACCTCGGAACATTTCATACTGATGTGGAAAACTCCTTCCGTCTGGCAAAAGCAATGCAAACGGTCGCTCGTGAAAGAAATCTTTCTCCTTTGTTAGTATCAGAAAGCGGTATTTCGACCACAACCACCGTATCGAACCTCAGAGAAGCTGGTTTTCATGGATTCCTGATCGGAGAGACATTCATGAAAACCGATGTACCAGGCGACACTCTCGCACAATTCATAGAAGGATTATCATGA